One genomic window of Manihot esculenta cultivar AM560-2 chromosome 16, M.esculenta_v8, whole genome shotgun sequence includes the following:
- the LOC110602895 gene encoding probable receptor-like protein kinase At1g80640 → MKLVILLLLFLYIPSWISHFCPVRAVPLHEQYVSSSASSPSSTVPASMAPFSPGIQSQQGTEEDHHKMKLDKKIPLLLMVACGILAIIVLVSLFACCIYCWKIYSRKKNAQFSDVEKGVSVTPFLGKFNSLRMVSNRGSVPLIDYKILEKSTKSFGDDNLLGKGGFGRVYKALLEDNKHVAVKKLDCEAEDARKEFENELDFLSKIRHPNIISLVGYSVHEDMGFIVYELMQNGSLEDLLHGPRGSSLSWHMRLKIALDTARGLEYLHEFCKPLVIHRDLKSSNILLDSNFNAKLSDFGLAVADSSQNRNKLKLSGTVGYLAPEYMLDGELTEKSDVYAFGVVLLELLLRRRPVEKLTPDHCQSIVTWAMPQLTNRALLPNIVDPVIKDTVNEKYLFQVAAVAVLCVQPEPTYRPLITDVVHSLVPLVPVELGGTLKVATQAAPPGRTPEWLNKEKRF, encoded by the exons ATGAAGCTTGtgattcttcttctccttttcctTTATATACCCTCTTGGATTTCTCACTTCTGTCCTGTTCGTGCTGTACCTCTACATGAGCAATACGTTTCCTCTTCAGCTTCCTCTCCTTCGTCTACAGTTCCTGCTTCCATGGCTCCTTTCTCTCCAG GAATTCAATCCCAACAGGGAACGGAAGAGGATCACCACAAGATGAAGTTAGACAAGAAAATACCCCTATTACTCATGGTTGCTTGTGGCATTCTGGCTATAATCGTCCTTGTCTCTTTGTTTGCTTGTTGCATTTATTGTTGGAAGATCTACAGTAGAAAGAAAAATGCCCAGTTTTCAG ATGTTGAGAAAGGGGTATCAGTAACGCCATTCTTGGGTAAATTTAATTCATTGAGGATGGTTAGTAACAGAGGATCTGTTCCGTTGATTGACTATAAGATACTAGAGAAAAGCACAAAAAGCTTTGGAGATGACAATTTATTGGGAAAGGGAGGATTTGGTCGTGTTTATAAAGCGTTATTGGAAGATAACAAGCACGTTGCCGTCAAGAAACTAGACTGTGAAGCTGAAGATGCGAGGAAAGAATTTGAG AATGAGTTGGATTTTTTAAGCAAAATTCGCCACCCAAATATCATTTCTCTTGTGGGTTATAGTGTTCATGAGGACATGGGTTTTATTGTTTACGAATTGATGCAAAATGGGTCCCTTGAAGATCTACTACATG GACCTCGTGGATCTTCATTAAGTTGGCATATGCGGTTGAAAATTGCTCTTGACACAGCAAG AGGATTAGAATATCTGCATGAATTCTGCAAGCCACTAGTGATCCATAGAGATCTGAAATCATCTAATATACTTCTAGATTCCAACTTCAATGCCAAG CTATCGGATTTTGGTCTCGCAGTAGCTGATAGCTCCCAGAACAGGAACAAGCTCAAGCTTTCCGGTACCGTTGGTTACCTAGCCCCAGAGTATATGTTGGATG gTGAGCTAACTGAGAAGAGTGATGTATATGCATTTGGGGTTGTGCTTTTGGAGCTTCTACTGAGAAGGCGGCCTGTGGAAAAACTAACACCAGATCACTGTCAATCTATTGTAACATGG GCCATGCCTCAGCTCACTAACAGAGCCTTACTTCCAAACATCGTGGATCCTGTGATAAAAGATACTGTGAATGAAAAGTACTTATTCCAG GTTGCTGCAGTAGCAGTGCTATGTGTGCAACCAGAACCAACATATCGGCCACTCATAACAGACGTTGTGCACTCTCTGGTTCCACTGGTTCCTGTTGAGCTTGGAGGGACGCTAAAAGTTGCAACACAGGCTGCACCACCTGGGCGCACACCGGAGTGGCTAAACAAGGAGAAACGTTTCTGA
- the LOC110603510 gene encoding homogentisate phytyltransferase 1, chloroplastic, producing MLQTYPHPCPGLRLGHGLGLGLRLRRRLGPPPICDLLERGQATTTSSTVVKKQVNYIIKGTQCKNPIICSFRSSSWPKESTNKHYVFRKIRKLLRKNAVPAISVQDNESLSSTSSNWTSIIKDHLNSLYQFSRPHTVIGTIIGITSVSLLPVEAFVDLSPRFFLGVLQALVPSVLMNIYVVGLNQLFDVEIDKVNKPYLPLASGKFSMATGIIIVSASLLLSLAMGIMSESPPLLAALLISCALGSVYSIELPFLRWKKHAFLAASCILIVRAMVVQLAFFVHIQKFVLGKPIFIPRSLVFATAFMCFFSAVIALFKDIPDVEGDRDYGIQSFSVSLGQEKVFWLCVTLLFFAYGAAAGVGTFSPSLLPIKLVTIVGHSIIAGNLLIQALSVDLTSKISITSFYMFIWKLFYAEYFLIPFVR from the exons ATGCTTCAGACTTACCCGCATCCATGCCCCGGACTCAGACTCGGACACGGACTCGGACTCGGACTCAGACTCAGACGCAGACTTGGTCCTCCTCCAATCTGTGACCTCCTTGAACGAG GACAGGCGACAACAACTAGTAGTACAGTGGTAAAGAAACAAGTAAATTACATTATCAAAGGAACCCAATGCAAGAATCCCATCATCTGTTCCTTCAGATCATCATCTTGGCCCAAAGAAAGCACCAACAAGCATTATGTTTTTAGAAAAATACGTAAACTACTCAGAAAGAATGCTGTTCCTGCCATTTCTGTACAGGATAATGAGAGTTTGTCGTCAACTTCTTCTAACTGGACTTCAATCATCAAAGACCACTTAAATTCCTTGTATCAATTCTCACGTCCTCACACTGTGATTGGCACT ATTATTGGAATAACATCTGTTTCCCTTCTTCCGGTAGAAGCTTTTGTTGATTTGTCTCCCAGATTTTTTCTGGGAGTACTCCAA GCATTGGTGCCATCAGTGTTAATGAACATTTACGTGGTGGGATTGAATCAATTGTTTGATGTTGAAATAGACAAGGTTAATAAACCATATCTCCCACTTGCTTCTGGCAAATTCTCAATGGCAACTGGTATCATAATTGTCTCTGCATCTTTACTCCTG AGTCTTGCTATGGGAATTATGTCTGAATCTCCACCACTTCTTGCAGCACTCCTCATTAGTTGTGCTCTTGGAAGTGTATATTCCATTGAG CTTCCCTTTCTGAGATGGAAGAAGCATGCTTTTCTTGCTGCAAGTTGTATACTGATCGTAAGAGCAATGGTTGTTCAACTTGCTTTCTTTGTACACATCCAG AAATTTGTTCTTGGAAAACCCATATTCATTCCCAGATCGTTGGTGTTTGCAACTGCTTTCATGTGCTTCTTCTCTGCTGTTATTGCACTTTTCAAA GACATCCCTGATGTGGAAGGGGACAGAGACTATGGGATTCAATCATTCAGTGTCAGTCTTGGCCAAGAAAAA GTCTTTTGGCTTTGCGTTACCTTGCTGTTTTTCGCCTATGGCGCTGCTGCGGGAGTAGGAACTTTTTCTCCTTCGCTCCTACCCATCAAGCTTGTCACA ATAGTAGGACATAGCATCATTGCTGGGAATTTGTTGATCCAGGCCCTATCGGTTGATCTCACCAGCAAAATTTCTATCACTTCTTTTTACATGTTCATATGGAAG TTATTCTATGCTGAATATTTCCTTATCCCTTTTGTGCGTTGA
- the LOC110604139 gene encoding uncharacterized protein LOC110604139, protein MGVAVLNPQDCLQNPLSSRQDLISPPPQMKTPRNANSNRPNRAQPSRRKRSPNTSPSSRAAVAPQVTAKNLVMGQVKILKRGEQLAKPTPEKVSQPAKVEKMEDLDLGSTHRLGPDPELVPTQIRLTETNKVNGFYAGSAFITSPPPSSLPLPAFFMKKCAVGVKNTDATTDLRRILGLNL, encoded by the coding sequence ATGGGCGTTGCTGTTCTCAATCCTCAGGATTGTCTTCAGAATCCTTTATCTTCCAGACAAGATTTGATATCACCCCCTCCGCAAATGAAAACCCCTAGAAACGCTAATTCAAACCGGCCGAATCGGGCTCAACCCAGCCGCAGGAAACGGAGCCCCAACACCTCACCTTCCTCACGCGCCGCCGTTGCCCCCCAGGTAACTGCAAAAAACCTCGTTATGGGCCAGGTCAAAATTCTTAAGCGCGGCGAACAACTAGCTAAACCGACTCCAGAGAAGGTGTCTCAACCTGCTAAAGTTGAAAAAATGGAAGATCTGGATCTCGGATCTACTCATCGGCTTGGCCCTGATCCTGAGCTAGTACCGACTCAGATCCGACTCACAGAAACCAACAAAGTTAATGGCTTTTATGCTGGATCGGCTTTTATTACTTCACCGCCGCCCAGCTCTCTTCCTTTACCGGCGTTTTTCATGAAAAAGTGTGCCGTGGGTGTGAAAAACACCGATGCAACTACTGATTTACGACGCATTTTAGGTCTCAATTTATAG
- the LOC110604109 gene encoding aspartate aminotransferase, chloroplastic → MASMLSLASASPSASLSIHDTLKGKVRLGSGNVTSWSPKEKSRPFMNTKSSGRISMAVAVNVSRFEGITMAPPDPILGVSEAFKADTDEKKLNLGVGAYRTEELQPYVLNVVKKAENLMLERGEYKEYLPIEGLAAFNKVTAELLFGADNPVIKQQKIATVQGLSGTGSLRLAAALIERYFPGAKVLISSPTWGNHKNIFNDARVPWSEYRYYDPKTVGLDFEGMIADIKAAPEGSFILLHGCAHNPTGIDPTPEQWEKIADVIQEKNHIPFFDVAYQGFASGSLDADAASVRLFAARGMELLVAQSYSKNLGLYAERIGAINVICSSADAAARVKSQLKKLARPMYSNPPVHGARIVANVVGDPSLFNEWKAEMEMMAGRIKGVRQKLFDSLSAKDKSGKDWSFILKQIGMFSFTGLNKAQSENMTNKWHVYMTKDGRISLAGLNLAKCEYLADAIVDSYHNVS, encoded by the exons ATGGCTTCAATGCTTTCTTTAGCTTCCGCTTCTCCTTCAGCTTCGCTTTCTATTCATGATACTCTTAAG GGAAAGGTGAGGCTTGGAAGTGGCAATGTGACTTCATGGTCTCCCAAGGAGAAATCCAGACCCTTTATGAACACTAAG TCTTCAGGCAGGATATCTATGGCTGTTGCAGTCAATGTATCTCGTTTTGAGGGTATAACAATGGCTCCCCCTGATCCAATTCTAGGAGTTTCTGAAGCTTTTAAAGCAGACACTGATGAAAAGAAGCTCAATCTTGGAGTTGGGGCCTACCGAACTGAAGAGCTACAGCCTTATGTTCTTAATGTCGTTAAGAAG GCTGAGAATCTTATGCTTGAGAGGGGTGAATATAAAGAG TATCTACCCATAGAAGGTTTGGCTGCATTCAATAAGGTGACTGCAGAGTTATTATTTGGAGCAGACAACCCAGTGATAAAGCAACAAAAA ATTGCAACAGTCCAAGGTCTTTCTGGCACTGGTTCTCTTCGTTTAGCTGCAGCTCTCATTGAGCGGTACTTTCCTGGGGCAAAAGTCCTGATATCATCTCCAACTTGGG GTAATCACAAGAACATTTTCAATGATGCTAGAGTCCCATGGTCTGAGTACAGATACTATGATCCCAAAACCGTTGGGTTGGACTTTGAGGGCATGATAGCAGACATAAAG GCAGCCCCTGAAGGATCATTTATTTTGCTTCATGGCTGTGCTCACAACCCAACTGGTATAGATCCAACCCCTGAACAGTGGGAAAAAATTGCTGATGTCATTCAAGAGAAGAACCACATTCCATTTTTTGATGTTGCCTACCag GGATTTGCTAGTGGAAGCCTTGATGCAGATGCAGCATCAGTGAGGTTGTTTGCTGCACGTGGAATGGAGCTTCTGGTAGCTCAGTCATACAGTAAAAATTTGGGTCTATATGCAGAAAGAATTGGGGCGATCAATGTCATATGCTCATCAGCAGATGCCGCAGCAAG GGTTAAGAGCCAGCTGAAAAAGCTTGCACGACCAATGTACTCAAATCCCCCTGTACATGGGGCTAGGATTGTTGCCAATGTTGTTGGAGATCCATCTCTCTTCAATGAATGGAAAGCAGAGATGGAGATGATGGCTGGAAGGATAAAAGGTGTTAGACAGAAATTATTTGACAGTCTTTCTGCGAAAGACAAGAGTGGGAAGGATTGGTCCTTTATACTAAAGCAGATTGGCATGTTCTCCTTCACTGGCTTGAACAAAGCTCAG AGCGAGAACATGACCAATAAGTGGCATGTTTACATGACAAAGGATGGAAGGATTTCCCTTGCCGGACTGAATTTGGCCAAATGTGAATACCTTGCAGATGCAATTGTTGATTCATATCACAATGTCAGTTGA